The stretch of DNA GAATAATAAACAATAAGCCCCATTCAAAGACCACTAATCATATCCGGTCTAAAACCAGACCAATGATTTTCACCACAAACGACGACAGGAACCTGACGATAGCCCAGAGATTGAACAAAAATATACGCTTGTTCATCGCGGGAAATGTCTACAACACGATAATTAATACCCTTAGCATCAAAAGCGCGACGCGTAGCGTCACATTGGACGCAAGATGGTTTGCTATAAATAGTGATTGGCATTTTCTTCAACTTTCATAATTTTAAAAAAATCAACCCTCAAAGAGCTAGTTCTGATAACTCTAAGATACTCAAAAATAACAAAAAACAGCAATCGTACGCAAATACGTGTAGCTAGACGTTCGCTCAAATAACACAACTTCCTGAACGCAACAGCCCCATC from Bartonella taylorii encodes:
- a CDS encoding glutaredoxin family protein, whose protein sequence is MPITIYSKPSCVQCDATRRAFDAKGINYRVVDISRDEQAYIFVQSLGYRQVPVVVCGENHWSGFRPDMISGL